From Mobula hypostoma chromosome 3, sMobHyp1.1, whole genome shotgun sequence:
TACATTTCTTGTCCTTGAGTGGTCTTTCCCTCTCCCGAGATATCCTTGCTTTTAATGTATAAAATACCTTGACTCACTAAGGGCACTTTTGGTCCCATTTAGCCCTCCGGATTCCATTTAAATTCTCTCCTGCTGCCTTCATGTTCCTCAAAAGCCCTGCCCAATATCAGTTTCCTAAACTTCATATACTTCCTTTTTGCTTTTTGACTAATTTGCAATGTCTCTCATCAACCATGGTTCCCAACCCTTGTCATTGTATCTATTCCTCATAGGAACATACTGACAAGCTGTCCTTTAAATAACTCATAATCTATGTAATGCCATTCTACTATGCAAAATTGCATCAGGTGGGTATTTGTCAAGAAATGAGAGTTGAAAAACAAAGTATTACTAAGTCACATAAATTTCGCTAAGAGCAAATTCTCAGATTCTTTGGTAGTGATTTTCTGAATTGCATAAGGACAAATTTCCATAAAGTTGAATGTCTTTCCCAACTGCAATAACACAGGGATAAGCAGTACAGTTAAGTATTCTGATCACCACCAAAACTGATGTTGGTGCTGTTTCTGGTTAACTAAACTTTTAACTGCAACCAGAGCTGAAGAGGGTGCATTTCTGGATAATGTTTTATTTAGCAAAATTTTACAAATTAATAAATCAATAATAGCTGGAGCATATGTAATGTGGACATTTTAAAACCATGTATTTGCAGCACAGAGTTGTGCAGCATTTCTAAAATTGAAAATTAGTTGCATAAATCAGAGCCATATCCCAAAAAGAGTGAATGGGTGATAACAAAATATCATATTTATAAATCAAAGCACACGTTACATATAGCAATTACACGGCTGAGTAACCATTTTTTGGCACAAAAGAAAAATGGTGTCCTATTGCCTTGGCTTTGAATTGTTTATTTCTGACTACCAAttagaaaagatatcaatacagTTATTtcaaatcctccagcatttttgtaaaTTCTTCCCTCTTGAAATACAAACGAACCACCAAACTGTCAAAAGTTTTCAAATGGGTGATCGTATTGAATTGAAATTAGTGCCCATTTGGATAATTGCAATGGAATATTTAGTCAAAACGTAGAGCAGAAAGCTGGGCCTGCAATTGAACTGTTTAACCACTGCACATACATCAATATATTCACTATATTTCCTCATAGTTATAAGATTACAATGCATACTGTACAGAGGTACCATCTTATGCAAAATTTACCAAAGAGTAAAAGGATTCCATAGTTTGAATTATAGTACACTAATCGTTTGGAACAAAGCAATTTAAACAGTTTTGAATATAATAGCTTACTCAAAGTATCTAATTTGTAAAAGTCAACTTTATTGGATATGCATAAGGAAATAAATATCAACAAAAGAATTTATTTAATAAACTTCAAAGAAACACTCCTACAGCCCTAAACAGTTTTGCAATAATCATCGGCCACAACCAAAAGTTTTATTCCATTCTTCATATAGCTCCAGGTCTTTCGCAGAGACACTGGGCCGAACATTtacaaaagcatttttaaaatctatgaaTGTAATAGGCCGAACTTGTTCTCGTGTGATAGTAGAGATGTCTGCGATATGAATGCTACGAATTGGCCCCAAGGCTGCCTCACGACAAAGTTGAGCCATGTCAGCTCCTGAAAACCCCTCAGACTGTTCAATGATTAGCTCCAATTCCTCTTGGCTCAGGGAGCAGTTTTCACAAGACATCAGGTTCACTACTATATGCCTCCTTGCTGAACTTTCAGGCAGAGGGATGTACAGTCTTTTGACCAAACGTCTACGAGCTGCCTCATCAATTTCTTGAGGGCGATTTGTGGCTCCCACCACAAGAATACGATCATCTGCTGAAGTAGCAGCACCATCCAATTGCACCAAAAACTCAGTTTTTATTCGACGAGAAGAATCATGCTCCCCATCAACACGTTGTGATAAAAGAGAGTCAATCTCATCAATGAAGATAACTGCAGGCTGGTGGCAGCGTGCTACAGCAAACATTGCACGTACCATTTTTTCACCCTCTCCAACCCACTTAGAAGTCAATGATGAAGCACTAATACTAAAGAAAgtagctcctgactgacaagcaATGCACTTACCAATTAGAGTTTTACCTGTTCCAGGGGGGCCAAATAAAAGGATTCCCTTGGGTGGACCACGGAGTCCTGTGAAGATATCTGGTCTAAGCATTGGCCAAACAACTATCTCCTTAATTGTTGCTTTAGCAAAATCCAACCCAGCTATATCATCCCAGTTCACTGGGGGACCATGGTCCATGATCTCACTCATAATTAATTGAATCATCTTTGGCTCAAGGTTCTTCAAACGCTCATCCACTGGTTGGGAAGGTTCAAAAGAACTGTTTCCATGAGGCAAAGACATTCCACCACTTTCATCACTGTTATCCTGTTTTGAAACTGGAGAAACAAACTTGCCAAACAAACCACGAGACCTGACCGTGCCCAGTGATTTCTTTAAGTTATTgtttgttgttgctgttgttaaAGGCAGCCGTTGAGGTGGATTGCCGCATTTTTTCAATTGTTCAACATGCAGTTGCTCTTTAGCAGTTTTAAAAGTAACCATGCATCTCTCATCAGTGGCACATGCatcacttctcatgctcttggtCATGCTGTCAAAACTTTTTTGATTAATATTGGTCCAACTTTGATTTTGAAAATGTCCGTATGACATGTAATTATACAAATCATTGCCTCCACCGCTGGATAAAGAGGAAGACTTCCTTTTTGATATAGTACTAGAAGGTACAGGGGGCAATTTGTTATCAAGAGTCAAACATTGTTCAGAAACAGTGCCTCTCTGACTTGCCAGAGGTCCAGAACAATTTGTCACTTTGCTTAGTTTCAGCAGGGGACTATTATGGATACTTCTACAAGATGCTAATATGGAAGTGCTTGAGGAACCTAAAGCATTCATCTCATCATTCCCTGGATTAGTAATCAATGGATTTTGCACCTTTTTCATTCCTGCAAAGGCAGTAATTGTGGATGAGGTATTTGGAAAATTATTTCCAACTACGTTTCGTGAAGGCATTTCAGCAGGCAAAATAAAAATTTTAGATACCGAAGATTCTGTATCAGTGGAAGATATAGGTTCCATTTTATGATGGTCTGAACTTGATTTGTGATTAATTTTCCCAACCACAGTTGAAACATCAGCTGCTGATATTAGCAGATCCTTCGCTTTATTGCCGGACTTAAACATCTCCTGAACACATCTTAATTTGCAAACGTTGTCTATCGTCAAAGACGACTGCCACCGGCTACTTTCATTTCTCTGACACTTTGATAAACTCAGAGCACTGTCAGCATAATTATTCAACCCAATTTCTGCATTGTCTGAATCAATAATGGCTGCATACTTTTCAGTACATCTCCTAAATATGCTAGCAGTACACTGTTCAGAGATGTCAGCATTTGCCCATGCATATTGCAACTGCATTAGATGCCCACGATAAGCATCTGCCTTCTGTCCAGGGGAGCAATCATTGGATATTATATTGAAGTAATGCTTCTGCCATTCACTGAGGTGCAGTGCATCATGAGACTGCATCTTACTAAACCTgcacagaagaaaacaaaaattagCATTTCTAGAATTACAAAAACCGTAACTTTGATTCACAACATCATTCTCTCAAGATTTTTTACCCTGCATAAAAATAACTGCCTAAACCAACAGAGCTGCCTTTCAAACTTGCTTTAGAGATCACTTTGACCAGTTGACAACTTTAGATCATAAGTGGATCTATACCCAATATGAAGGAGCACTGCTATTAAAAAGGCCTTATAACCTTTAAATGAAACCGGTTACACAAGTACTATAAAGTCCTGCCGTCCTTTCACAATCGAGAACCACTATTGCATCCTCACGTCACTGCCCACTGCTCTccctctttttccctctctcaaccccTTCCTGGTTTCACTTTCTGACTCTATCAATCCCATGTATAACACTGTTTCTACccaccccttattctcctaccCATCTTCTCTTGCCAATTCCCTTCTCTAATCTCAGCCTCTCCACTCCTAGTCTTCCCTGTTCCTCCCAACTTTATTCCTCACTCCTTCTGACCATTACATCTCTCCTTCTGACCCTTCTTCAACTCCTCCCATATTCACCATACCTCCCACTTTCTCTATTTTCACACCCTCCTTTCCGTTTAAGCCTTTCCCTACCCCATTCTCCCACATTGCATCtccccactcacccctccctccactctgcATTGCCTCTCCCTTCTTGCCACTCTCTGCCCTTCTCCCCTTCACCTAGCACCACTCTCTCCTTTCCTTATCCCCTCCCTCCTTTCCTCCCCCACGTCCCCCTCTTCCAATCCTCTCCTTCCTTCCCACCCACCATGCTCCCACCTCATCCCCTCCATGCCACCCATTCCCAGTGCCCTTTGAAGCTTTCTCCTCTCCTCATTTTGatgttcccctctccccttcggTGCCCCCTCCTTCACGTTCCCTTCACATTCTCTTCCTCCTGCCCTCtcctcattcattcattcattcatttacctTCCCACTTACCGACGCTGCCTCCCTCACCCTCAGCTCTGCAGCCGCCCGAGCCCGCCCTCCAAAAGGCGCGCCACTAACAACGGTCGCTCTCCGAGAGGCAAGATGGTCGTGTCGGAGTCCCGTGATCGCGCGCCACCCGGCGGGCGGCGGGCGGCGGGCGGCGGGAGGCGGGAAGGACAGGCGAGCCAGCGGACGATCAAGCTGCGAATGCAGTGAGCAATCCGCCGACATTTCCAATCTCTAACTCCCGAGAGACTAAGATATGTTACCAATGACGTTACTGTATGCACAAAAGAACATCAAAAGGAAAGTGAAatataaaaatacagaaaatactATTTAAGTGTTTGCTGAAGAAGAAATTATTAAAAGGTAGGTATGATATTGATAAATTAAAGCAGGAGATTGACCATTCAAAATATTTATACTAATGTTTTCACTGAACCGCACTGGATGCGAATAATGGTCTATACCAGCATTCCGTTACTGGATTTATACATTATTATGTTAAAAGTGTTAGAAAATGTCCTGGTTGTGAAATGTTTATACGCACAGACCATTAAGGATTGCATTCTCTGAGTGAACTGAATAAACTGAAAACACCTTCCTACCTGAATGTCCCATGAActcaaactccctccacactattccTTGAGCCACACATTTACCTATCTGAACTTGTTGACCTGTGCCAATTTGTATGTGGCTGAGGTAACAACTCAGGGAAAATTACCTTGTTgattctgcattttaatttagaCCCACAACTGTTCAAATTCGCTCAGCAGaatctctttccttgttcttcctaCATTGTTCTTACATGGATCATAACAATTGGGTTTTTCCCTTCCCACTACAAATTCTTTTTGCAGATTAGGCGAGATGTCCTAAACCCTGGCACCATGCAGACAACACAGCCTTCAAGCCTCTTGATCCTTGCAAAAGATAACATGTCTATTCTCCTAACTATACCATCTCCAACTATAACTACATTTCTCtcctttctccctcttccccccttgAATGGCTCTCTGAACCACAGTGTCACAGTTCAGTTGTTCATCCTTCCTCTAGCCCCACACTCATCCTCACAGACAGCAACAATCTCAGACCTTTGAGCAAAATCAaaggctgaggctcctccagcactaccACTTGGATTCCCTTACCTGCCCCACTCACAGTCAAACATCGTCCCGGGCCACAGACCGCACATGAAGTAGTTAATCTAATGGGTATGACTGCCTTCTGAAACACAGTGCCCAGataactctctccctccctaatgtattgcagtgaaaaaagctcagattccaggtcatctaCGTTGAGCCTGAGTTCCCCTAGCAACCAACACTTACTGCAGCTGTGATCTCCAGGAACCACTATGGAGTCCACCAGCTTCCACATTATGCAGCTACAATACATCACCTTATCATGCATCTAATTGGTTTAACTTTTTGTAACTTGCTATCTTTTTAGTTAACTActattaaaaaaacttacctgttTTTACCTCCTCTCACCATTGCCTCCTTGCTGAGGCCTCTCATCTTAGACTTATCCACTCACACAGAATGGTTGGTCCAAAATAGTTGACACAAtcatggctaacaagaaaagccaaagagaggacatatataaatgagcaaaaattagtgggaagttagaggatttggaagcttttaaaaaccaacagcaactaaaaagtcatgaagaaggtaaagatggaatgtgaATGTAAGCTAGTCAACaatattaaaggggataccaaaagtttcttcagacacataaagtgtaaaagagaggcaaaagtggatatcagactgctaaaaattgatgcagttttcattgtggaaggctctagcagtatggtggaagttccagatgtcaggggtcatgaagtgagtgaagctaccattactagggaggaggttcttgggaaactgaaaggtctgaagaaagataagtcacctggactggatggtgtacacctcagggttctgaaaggggacGCTAAAAAGATTGTGGGGttattagtaatgaccttttgAGAATCACCAGAATCGAGAatggttcctgaagactggaaaattgcaaatatccatccactcttcaagaagggagagaggcagaagaaaggaaactataggtcagtggctgggaagatgttggagtcgattattaaggatggggtctCAGGGTACTAGGAGACACATTGTAAAATAGACCACAGTCAACATggttaagggaaaatcttgcctgacaaatctgttggaattctttgaagaaataacaagcaggatagacgaaaaagaattggttgatgttgtgtgtttggattttcagaaggcttttgacaaggtgccacatatgaggctgcttaacaagctaagagcccatggtattacaggaatgattctagcttggataaagcattggctgattgccagatggcaaagagtgggaataaagggcagTATTTCTGGTTGGTAGTCGATGACTAGTGATGACACATAtggcagtgatttggatgatggaattgacagctttgttCCAAAAGTTGCAGATCATATGAAGgtaagtggagggacaggtagttttgaagaagtagagaggctacagaaggacctagacagataggaaaataggcaaagaaatggcagatggaatccagtgttgggaagtgaatggttatgcactttggtagaagaaatgaaaaggttaactattttgtaaatggagagaaaatacaaaaaacagatgccaaaggacttggaagtccttgtgcaggattccctaaaggttaatttgaaggttaagtctgtggtgaggaaggcaattgcaacattagcattaatttcaagaagactagaatatgaaagcaaggatgtaatgttaagactttataaagcactggtactcccttatttggagtattgtgagcagttttggcctctttatcttagaaagtaggttcacaaaaatgattctaggattgaatgctTTTTCTGTAAGAAGaacatttgttggctctggaccTGCATTCAAtgaaattcagaggaatgaggggttacctcattgaaacctattaaatgatgtaagggtggatatggagaggatgtttcctataacaggagagtctatgaccagaggatacagcttcaGAATGGGGGGAAAgtatccccccacccccggaagttttcatgttttattgttttacaacatggatttaatttggcttttttttgtacactgatcaacagaaaaagactctttcattgGAAAGTGAAACCAGATCTCTACAgagtgatctaaatgaattacaaatataaaacacaaaataattgattgcataagtgttcATCCCCTTTTAtcagacacaccaaatcatcactgatgcagccaattagttttacaagtcacataattagttaaatggagatcacctgtgtgcagtcaaggtgtttgaaTTGATTGTAAAATAAAGATACATGTATGGCGAAGGTCTacctagacactgtgcagtccaaagcacttaaactctgttgtggagcttttagaacaatATCTGTCCCtacattatgtgtggagatgggagaaatgCCTCTACATTCAAGATGAGTTCAGTTGTGCCTGCAGTATTGGGCAAAACTAAATGACTTCAATCAGAGCTGTCCATCAAAATGTCTTTTACAGGGTAAGTTGGAgcaccaaagtaaaattaaaagatattcatttttagatttggttaataattgggctgtgaaattgaaactgattgAGGAAGGCATAGctgaccaaatttgcttgccacccgTTCCTTTTTGGCTTTtaccagaaccagaagtagacctattcctccttttttaGCTTCAAGGAAGCAGAGCAATTTCAACAGTGTTGATcataaatgaatatttaaataataaatggggatcttatctgaataTTTTTACTGATGACAGaatggacccagagagcagtaaggCGGGATTTGGGATATAcatgtctcaacttggagttaagattggtcactggGTTTCAGGtgatgtttctgtctttgcaacagaattattagcaatcctctgggccttatggtggatagaagactcttgaCCATccagggttatcatctgttcagaTTCTGTTGCTGCCTTAGAGGCTACAAAAGAGAATAAATCAAAAGGtcatcctgacatagttattgagattctcttagttaTGTTTAGAGTAGGGATGGTGGGTTGTGAAGTCAGATTtacatggatacctgggcattttgggtggagggaaatgaaattgtggatggcattgcaaagtcttctttagagagcaggcaagtagaaattagagtgcccctaggcagagcagagttGAGTAGTAGGATAaaagtatagagaagaagtggcaggagaattggaaaaatgaattaaagggAAGGTATTtcttttctagtcacccactagttaaaaaggtctcagactgttattCTTTAaatcgtagagatatggtgaaataacaagacttaggttggggcattgtgggctaaattattatttaaagGTAATAGGAAAatatcctactggattatgtgactgtggtagtccagagacagttcagcatgttttgctgagttgtaatcgatataaaattgaaagaagcatattGTTCAAGAGGCTGTCTGACAtaaatgtattttgtttttctattaAATCCTTGTTTGGCCACCAAGAGAACcaccatctgattgaagagtttacTATTGGGTTTGTATGTGCGACTAGTTTATATTCGAGAATTTAAGTTTTTTGaaattctataattaattatacatcctgcggagtgCAGTATTATGCCTAGATGCATCTAAActgccggaaatagaagaagaagaaggaggtccAACTGGCATGTTGCTTGGCTCATTGGACTTCAGGGAGGAGTGGTGGTTGGTGGCACTGGCTGTGAATGGCGTGGGGATGTTAGGAAATAGTGTAGGTTCAGGTAGGGGGAAGGATCTGGAAAAGGAACTGCAAATGGAGGGCTTgggtgtgggtgggttggtgggaggaGGTTGGAATGAAGTTGAATCCAGATCTGGAAAATAGAAAAAGGTATATAATATTGGAATGATTTCAAGTGATGGAGAGGAAGGGCTGGatattttggggaaaaaaaagaaaggctTCAAGGTATTGTTTAAATTTGGCCTGGAACAGCCTTCTTCCATCAATCCCAATAAATTAATTACAGAGTTAGTTAGCTATAGAAAATATAGATTCTTTGCGTGCAAGAGGAGGGAAGGTGTTATTTGTTTGTAAGGATAAAAAGCAGTGTGagaatgcattatgatcaaaggCTTTACTTGGCAAAAAGATAGTATCTATGTTGCCATAACGGGTGTTCCAGTGGAAATTTCAATAGAAGAGGTTAAATCCCATTTATTGGGAGGTAAGCTTAAGGAGGTAAAGCGATTGCAAGTAGTCAGAAGTGGGGAAAGGATCGATAGTTTATCTGTTTTGATGAAGTGAAGCTCCCTGATCAAGTTAGTTTGGGCAGTGGcagcgccagagatttttttcttgttggtGCTACAGTGGGACTGAATTACTCAGTGATGGTACTGAGGGATGTaccctatggtaatatgtatttgcaaggccagacgcgtggcgttcaaaagacagtttcaagcattatgtgcctactataaatgcctctgttgattcacacgCAGCAGCAATTGATAAGTATAATAttgaagtgaactgtgacagtatcaacagcatcagagacaacccgagctacacagagcataaacaaacaaaccaatagAGCATCCAACCCACAGcacacaacgtgaatcacgcaccaatcccacaATCAACTTCAAAtacgtgcttttcaactgaaaaacacaacactaacccacaatatCCACTGTTATTCGCAttacaatgccaaaagatacaccgttagtaaagtcaaataaggcaaacaacagatgcaaggctttaccaggagttggacaaatcgtaatCTGACCAtacaatacctcaattaatttggttactatttaaaacagaaatcaacagaatcactgcttggaagtctaagcaaaaccagtaggcttaatagcagtaaatgtaatcgtttaggatttgcaggaaacataaggactattgggtatccaccacaaaatgatgataataatcagcattaatcttgacccaaatttttaaaaaaaatcaactgcactcaccattgatgtttgcagagaagcacaatccatctgttgttgtgattggtggtgaaagcatcaatgattttctgaatgtcaagtgctttggtcctccagctgtttatggccaacagggccaagttgctgttccgagcaccgccgctgctattccttaggtagtttttgaggcatctgaggcaagagaaactccgtttgcatgaagcagatgtcacaggtagagtcagtgatatacagattagtttgtataaatctgtaAATGCATTGTGGTAGGGTCtcattggagctagaaattccactatgtcgttcactgtctgtccttgctagagactcaaccacagctctcatatactcacgtttttcttggacaatctttgcatgtcctttgtcaagcatatttcccaatctgaaccgtcttgttttctcaatctgaattcggcctatgcctccatagcaaacttctgagctgcacttacacggtaggttttgaaagctgttgtagctttccgccattTGCGGTAactggtgacagtgaaggtagactcagaatggaacccatgtcctccacatagtattgcctgcatgcgaagcagaacatAGTATCTTttgtgatcgaatattccagtcagtcaaaccagccacgaataaaactcctttgctgattgccaaactgttgcgagcagtgaagggtactttttcaatgctggccgacggggttcttcctcaggctgctggctaataTCGCTAATGGTATTCCCACTTGGACGAAGAGCAGCGTCATCCGCATTCTCTTCTGAATCccactccatttcttgttcctcttcgccctcacactccttcgatgaactgctgtcgtcctcatccccacttactactttctgcatgtcactttcaattaagacaggctcagactgagacaccactgattcttCTGGACGAGGTCGTTTTCTCAggaaaaatcgatccatttttcacgttGCCAAAATAATGCACATGCCAGGCCCACgcgagaaagtgtgtgtgtgtaaccgttagtctcgcgagaccatggatctgcgcctgaatGTATACAgatgagagtgagtgacatcaccaccttaagtgatcttaaaTTGGCTTAACTGGTCTGAGGACAGCAACgacaagacattgacaacgaacgaataagcagaagtgtagagtagatctgacagagtttataacttcattgctgcgtgggtgctacgGTAATTGAgggtgctgtttcactagatcaactggagaaacaagctgtattcaaaactatacagagaaagcaaagcagctgcaattcatatgtgaaatttcagttaatttcttgg
This genomic window contains:
- the fignl1 gene encoding fidgetin-like protein 1 produces the protein MQSHDALHLSEWQKHYFNIISNDCSPGQKADAYRGHLMQLQYAWANADISEQCTASIFRRCTEKYAAIIDSDNAEIGLNNYADSALSLSKCQRNESSRWQSSLTIDNVCKLRCVQEMFKSGNKAKDLLISAADVSTVVGKINHKSSSDHHKMEPISSTDTESSVSKIFILPAEMPSRNVVGNNFPNTSSTITAFAGMKKVQNPLITNPGNDEMNALGSSSTSILASCRSIHNSPLLKLSKVTNCSGPLASQRGTVSEQCLTLDNKLPPVPSSTISKRKSSSLSSGGGNDLYNYMSYGHFQNQSWTNINQKSFDSMTKSMRSDACATDERCMVTFKTAKEQLHVEQLKKCGNPPQRLPLTTATTNNNLKKSLGTVRSRGLFGKFVSPVSKQDNSDESGGMSLPHGNSSFEPSQPVDERLKNLEPKMIQLIMSEIMDHGPPVNWDDIAGLDFAKATIKEIVVWPMLRPDIFTGLRGPPKGILLFGPPGTGKTLIGKCIACQSGATFFSISASSLTSKWVGEGEKMVRAMFAVARCHQPAVIFIDEIDSLLSQRVDGEHDSSRRIKTEFLVQLDGAATSADDRILVVGATNRPQEIDEAARRRLVKRLYIPLPESSARRHIVVNLMSCENCSLSQEELELIIEQSEGFSGADMAQLCREAALGPIRSIHIADISTITREQVRPITFIDFKNAFVNVRPSVSAKDLELYEEWNKTFGCGR